CGTCAAGCGCAAGGTCTCCTTGGCGACGGCGTCGAGGTAGTCGAGGCGCATGATCGCCTCGGGCGTGGCGTTCTCACCGAGGCGCGCGAGCTCGGACTCGAGGCGCTCGCGCACCTCGTCGTGCTCGAGCACGTGGTGCACTGCCCACGCGAGCGCGGTCGCGGTGGTCTCGTGGCCCGCGACGAGCAGCGTGATCAGCTCGTCGCGCAGCGCCTGATCGGAGAGCGGCGCTCCGCTCTCGTCGCGCGCCGAGAGCAGCAGCGACAGCACGTCGCTGCGCTGCGCGCCGTTCGCGCCGTTGCTCGACGCCTGCTCGTGCGCGGCGCGGCGGCGCGCGATCTCCGCGAACAGCAGCGCGTCGACGCGTGCGCGCACCTCCAGCGGACGCGCGGCCGCGCGGTGCGTCGCGGCGCCGCCGTTGCCGGCGGCGCGCGCCTGCGCCGCCGCGAGCAGCAGCTGCGGGTTCGCCGACACCGCGAGCAGCTCGACCAGCTCGCGCCGCAGCGCCTCCATCTTCGGCCCCTCGTCGAGGCCGAACACCGTGCGCAGGATCACGTCGAGCGTGATCGCCTGCATCTCCGGGTGGATCGCGAACGCACGGCCGACGGGCCATGCGTCGACCGCGCGCCGCGCGATCTCCTGCATGGTCTCGCCGTAGGCCTGCATCCGCTCGCCGTGGAACGGCGGCAGCAGCAGGCGACGCTCGCGCAGGTGCTCGCTGCCGTCGAGCAGCAGCAGCGAGTGCCGTCCGAGCAGCGGCTCGAGCACGTAGTTCGCCTCGCCGGCGCGCAGGTCCTCCTCGCTGCCGGTGAAGAGATCCTTGATCGCGTCGGGGTGGCTCACCATGACGATCGGTGGCCGGCCCGGCAGGCGGACGGTGAAGGCGTCGCCGAAGCGACGAGCGCACTCCTCGAGGAACGGGATCGGCCACTGCACCCAGCGCAGACCCTGCAGCAGCGGCGGCGCGTCCGGTCCCGGCGGCAGGCCGTCGGGCAGCGGCTCCTGCTCGGCGTCGGCGTGGCGCGAGAGCTGCTCGATCAGCGCGCGCTGCACCAGCAGCTGCCCCGGCGCGAGGCGGTGCGAGAGGCCGTTCAGGAGGATCATCACGCGCCCGATCAGCGTGAAGTCCGACGGCACGCGCGCGATCGGCGCCTGGGCGATCAGCGACGCGAAGTCGGTCTCGCCGTCGCGGTCGCCGAACAGCGACAGCACGAGCGCCGGCAGCGCGCTCGCCTGCCCGTCGCGCAGCTCGAAGCCGATCGTGCGCGCGGCGGCGAGCGCGCCCTGCGCGTCGCCCGCGAGCGCGCGCACGAGCATGGTCGCGACCGCGCGTCCGAAGCCCTCCGGCAGCTCCTTCGCGAGCCCGAAGTCGAGAAGGCCGATCTTTCCGTCGTCGAGCACCAGCAGGTTGCCCGGGTGCGGATCGCCCTGGAAGAAGCCGTGCTCGAAGATCATCCGTGCGTAGATGCGGCCGACGCGCTCGGCGACGCGCGCGAGGTCGTGGCCGCGCGCGCGCAGGGCATCGAGATCGGCGATCCGCGTGCCCTCGATGAACTCGAGGACGAGCAGCTTGTCGGTCGAGAGCTCGTGGTGGACGCGCGGCAGGCGCACGGTGTCGTCGTCCGCGAGCAGCGTGCGCAGCCGCTCGGTCGAGCGCGCCTCGCGCGCGAAGTCGAGCTCGAGGGCGACCATCTCGGCGAGCTCGTCGACCAGCGGCACCGGGTCGAAGCCGCGCACGAGCTTTGCCGCGAGGCGCGCGAACAGCCGCAGGCAGGCGAGGTCGATGCGCGCGAGCTGCTCGATCTCGGCGTACTGCACCTTGACCGCGACCGGCTCGCCGTCGCGCAGCACCGCGCGGTGCACCTGCGCGAGCGACGCCGCGGCGAGCGCGCGCTCGTCGAAGCCCGCAAACACGTCCGCGAGCGGGCGTCCGAGCTCGTGCTCGACCTGCGCGCGGATCTCGGCGAACGGACGCGGCGGCACGGCGTCGTGGAAGCGCGACAGGTGGCGGATGAAGGGCTCGGGGAAGACGTCGGCGCGCGCGCCGACCACCTGGCAGAGCTTGACGAAGAAGCCCTTGAGCTCGATGCCGAGGTCGTGCAGGGCGCGCGCCGTGCGCTCGTGCGCCGCGTCCCACTCGGCCTGCGTCGCGCGCTCGCCGCGGCGGTCGAGGGCGCGATAGCGCAGGATCGTCGGCAGCGCGACCGACGCGATGCGGGCGACGCGGGCGGGGGCTTCGGTGAGCATCCTCAAGCGCATGGCGGTCCTTTCCTTTCGCTCGTGTCTGCCGTACCCGCGAGGACGGAAGAAGGTTCATCGCCAGCCGGTAGAACCTTTTCGCCTCCTCCGGGGTACCCCGGATGCCGTGTCGGGGATACGGGGTCAGGAGCCGACGAGCAGCGCGCATGCAGGAGACGCCGGACGCCAGCGACGAAACCCTGCTCGCCCAGTGGCTCGCCGGCGACGAGGAGGCGTTCGAGCGGCTGTTCCGCCGTCTGCACCCGCCGCTCGTGCGGCATCTCGCGCGCATGCTCGACGACGCTGCCGGGGCGGAAGACGTCGTGCTCGAGACCTTCGTGCGGCTGCACGAGCACCGCGACCGCGTGCGTCCGGGCGAGCCGCTGCGGCCGTTCGTCTGGACGATCGCGCGCAACCTCGCCCGCAACCGGATCCGGGCGCAGCGGCTGTGGGGCTGGCTGCCGCTCGCGTCGCTCGACGCCGAGCCGCCCACGACGTCGCGGACGGGCGTCGACCCCGGCCTCGAGCGCCGCGTGCGGGCGGCGTTCGCGAGCCTGCCGACGGCGCAGCGCGAGGTCTGCTCGCTGCGCCTGCTCGGCGAGCTGCCGCTCGAGGAGATCGCGCAGGTGACGGGCGTCTCGCTCGGCACCGTCAAGTCGAGACTGCACCACGGGCTGCGTCGCTTGCGCGAGGCGCTGCGCGACCTGGAGCCTGGAAAGGAGTGACATGCGAACGCTCGGAATGATCCGCGCGGCGACGCCGCCGCCACCCGACCTGACGCCACGCCTGCGCGCGCGGCTGCGCGAGCTGAAGGCGAACGAGCGCGTGACGCTCGAGCTGCCGGAGTTCGGCTGGGGCTGGCGCCTCGCCGCGCTGGTCGCGGTCGCGACACCGCTGCTCGTGCCCGAGCCGCTGCGCTTCCTCGCCGCGTCGGGGTTGCTCTAGAGCATGCGTCGGCGCGATCTCCAGGCCTACGTGATCGGCGCCGCGATCGCCGGCACGGCGCTCGTCCTGCCGTACGCGGGACGCGCGCTGCTCCGGGCGATGTTCGGCGACGTCGTCGCGGTGAGCGTCCCATTTTTCTTGCTGCCGATCGCGTGGGGCTTCTGGAACGTGCTCTGGGTGCGGCTGCGGCCGCGCGTCGCGCCGGCCGCATGGGGCGCGCTGCTCGGCGTCGGCGCGGCGCTCGCCGCCAACGGCTGGCTCGCGCTGCGCGGCGAGTGGTTTCCGGCGGTCGCGCTGCTCGTCCTCTGGACGCCGACGATCTACGCCTTCGCCTGGGCGTTCGTCGTCGTGCCGCTCAACCGGGCGCTCGGCGCCGAGCCGTAGCGTTTGACCTTACTCTTTCGCGTGCCCACCGTGATAAGGAGCAGGGAACGGCAACCGGTCGTGCCGCCGGAGGGAGGACGCGATGGCAACCAGAACGGTCAAGAAAAAGTCTCGCAAGACGACCGCCGCGCGCCGCGGCACGAGCCGCCCGCAGGCGGCGCGTCGCGTGCAGACCACGGTGCCGCGCGAGGCGCGCGCCGCGTACTTGGAGCTGCAGCGAGGCGTCAAGCGCCTGGAGAAGACCATCGGCGACATCCGCAAGTCGCTGCGCCAGGCGGAGAAGAAGATCCAGGCCGACGCGCGCCGTCGCGTGCGCGACCTGCGCCGGGACGCGCAGACGCAGCTCAAGCGGCTCGAGACGCGGCGCAAGGAGGCGATGCGGACGGTGCAGAAGCTCTCCGCCGCCGCGGGCGAATCCTGGAAGGACGTTCGTCGTACCGCCGACTCGATCCTCGCCGACGCACGTGAGACCGCGACCACGATCGCGGAGCGCTTCCGCGCCGTTCTCGCTGGCTAGGATCTCTTTCCTTTAGTTGCGCTCCCACGCGCCTCGTGTGCGCGTGCGCGTCGCTCGTGCTGCTCGCCTTGGTCCGCGAGTCGGCGGCGGCAGGCTGCCCGCGCAAGCCGGCGCGGCTCGCTGTCGCCGACTTCGCGCTCGGCAGCGAGACCGAGCCTCCGTCCGAAGACGCGCCGACGACGTCGCTGACGCTGCCCGACGCCTGGCGTGCGCGACGTCCGGGCGTCGGGGGATTCGGCCGCTATCGTCTCGCGCTGCCGCCCGCCGAGGACGGCGCGCGGCGCTGCGCGGTCTACCTGCCCGACGTCAACATGAACGCCGCCGTGTTCGTCAACGGGCACTGGATCGGCGACGGCGGCTCGCTCGAGGAGCCGGTCGCGCACAACTTCAGCCGTCCGCTGTACTTCACCTTTCCGAGCGCGCTGCTGAACGGCCGCGACGACCACGTCGACGTCCTGCTGTACGCGTACCCGCACCACTTCGGGCGCCTCGGACGGATCTGGGTCGGCGGGCGCGACGCGCTCGTCGGGCGCCACGACTGGACGTACTTCCGGCAGATCACGCTCGCGCAGATCGGCACCGGGATGGCGGTCGTCACGGTGCGGGTCGCGATGCCGAGCAGCTCGCCGACTTCCGCGACGCTGAAGCCCTTCGCGACCAGCGTCAGGATCTCGAGCTCGCGCGCGGTCAGGATCGGCGGCTCGTCGCTGGGCGCCGGCGAGCGCTCGCGCTGGAAGCTCTGCAGCAGGTAGCGCGCGATCTGCGGGCTGATCGGCGAGCCGCCGGCGAGCAGCTCGGCGATCGCATGAAGGCGGCCCCTATCCCGATCACGGCCGAACGTGCTGCGCAAGACTTCGCGTGGTGTCGCCGAGGATCGGGCGCCGACACCCCGCGCCTCTGGCTCCAGGTCGCGAGATCGGCAAAGGTGCGCCTCCATGGACTTTCTCGTCGACCGCCAGGATCTTCGTCGCTGCCGCTTCGTGTCGTCGCCGCCGCCGCGCGTCGAGCCCGGCTCCGGGCAGGCGTTGCTGCGCGTCGAGGCGTTCGGCTTCACCGCGAACAACGTCACCTACGGCGTGGTCGGCGACATGATCGGCTACTGGAAGTTCTTCCCGGCCGAGGAAGGCTGGGGTCGCATCCCCGTCTGGGGAATCGGGGTCGTGGAAGACCCCGGCACGAGCGGCCTCACGCGCGGCGAGCGCATCTACGGCTACCTGCCGATGTCGACGCACCTCGTGGTGATCCCGACGCAGGTGAGCGAGCGCGGCTTCGTCGACGCGACGCCGCACCGCCAGGAGCTGCCGCCGCTCTACAACCAGTACACGCGTCTGTCGGGCGACCCGAGCTACGACCCGCGCTACGAGGACCGCATGATGCTCCTCTGGCCGCTGTTCGCGACGGGCTTCCTGCTCGACGACTTCTTCGCGGACAACGGCTTCTTCGGCGCGCGCTCGGTGGTGCTCGCGAGCGCGTCGAGCAAGACGGCGCTGTCGTGCGCCTGGAATCTGAAGCGGCGCGGCGCGTGTCGCGTGGTCGGGCTGACGTCGCCTGCGAACGTCGCGTTCGTCGAGCGGGTCGGCTGCTACGACCAGGTGCTCGCCTACGGCTCGATCGCGAAGCTGCCGAAGGACGAGCCGATCGTGCTCGTCGACATGGCGGGCAACGCCGAGGTCATCACCGCGGTGCACCGGCACCTCGGCGACGGCGTCAAGTACAGCTCGCAGGTCGGCGTCACGCACTGGGAGAAGCTCGGCGGCGTCCCCGAGGACCTGCCCGGCGCGAAGCCCGAGCTCTTCTTCGCGCCCGGTCAGATCGAGAAGCGCAACCGCGAGTGGGGGCCGGGCGGTCTGCAGACGCGCATGGCAGAAGCGTGGCGCACCTTCCTCGGCGAGACCGAGGGCTGGCTGCGGATCATCCACAAGCGCGGCCCCGAGGCGGTCGAGGCCGTGTACCGCGACGGGGTGGAAGGCCGGATCAAGCCGGACGAGGGCTTGATCCTGTCGCTGCACGAGACGCAGCCCGCCGCCCGAAGCGTCGGGTGAACTCGGTCGACGTCGCGGAGCCGAGGCACGCACGCGCGCTTCGCTCGTGACCGTGGTCCGGTGCTAGGGGAGAGCGCAACATCCCACGCCGGATCGAGGGGAACGCGAGAGCGATGAGGATCAAGGTGACGAGCGTGCTCGTCGACGACCAGCAGAAGGCGCTCTACGACGCGGGCATCCCGCTGACGATGTTCCACGTCGACGATCTCGACGCCGAGTACGCGCGTCTCGCGGGGCTCGGCGTCGCGTTCAGCGTGCCGCCGATCGACGCGGCGCCGTCAAGTACGCGATCTTCGACGACGCGTGCGGCAACCGCATCATGATCGCGCAGCAGAAAGAGGATCAGCAGCAGTAAGGAGGGACCATGGAGCTCACGGGAAGGTGTTACTGCGGCGCCGTCCGCTACAAGGCGACCGGCGATCCGGTGATGAAGGGGCAGTGCCACTGCCGCGAGTGCCAGTACATCTCGGGCGGGCATCCGAACGTCGTCGTCGGCATGCTCGAGTCGGGCTTCTCGTACGTGCAGGGCACGCCGAAGCAGTTCAAGCGCAGCGATCTGTCCGATCCGGTGACGCGCGAGTTCTGCGGTGAGTGCGGGACGCACCTGCTCACCCGGTCGCCCAGGCTCGCGGGCGTCTGCCTGATCAAGGTCGGCACGCTCGACGATCCGAGCGTGTTCGACTCCCCGCAGATGGTGATCTTCCTCAAGGACAAGCAGAAGTTTCACCACGTGCCGGAGGGCGTGCCGACGTTCGACACCGTTCCGGGGTGAGAGCGAGCCCGTTGCGGTGACGACGGACGCGGCGGCGGGCGGCTGGACGTCGATCGACGCTCAGCGCCGGCCCGCCGTCGCGACCTCCGCGAACGGCACGACCTGCGCCTGCGGCGTCTCCGGCTCCTCCTCGGCGAGGAAGAAGCGCCAGAACACGAGCCCGAGCGCCTTACCCTCGGTGTCGAGCCAGTTCGGGTGGCCGGGGTCGCGGTGCGCGAGCACGATCTCGAAGCTGCCGTCGGAACGCAGCTTCGTCTGCGCGCGATTCCGCGACACCGGACGATTCGCGTAGTCGAGCGTCTGCAGAAAGCGGTTCCACAGCGACACGTTCGCGCAGCGGCACCGCGGCCAGCGTCCGGTCATGACCAGCGCGTCGTCGGGGCCGAGGAAAAAGGGCGCCATCGAGTAGTGCGCGTCGAACGCGGCGAGCCCGAAGGTGTCGGGGCGCACCGGCGTCGGGAACTGGTTGGGCACGATCGAGACGAACGCCGGCTGCTCGCGCTTCGCCATCGGGAGCTGCTCGAGCGTGCGTGAGCGCACGAAGCGCTCGACGCGACGGATCGCGCGCGCGATCGACGCGTCGTTCGGTGACGGCGGCGGCGGCGTCTTCGGCTCGATCACCTCGATCTCGAGCGCCGCGTTGCGCGTCGGATCCGCCGCGGCCGGACGCTCGTTCTCGTAGTAGTGGCGCGTCGTGATGCGCGTCGCGTGCTCCTCGAGCGGGAGCCAGTTGCGCTCCTGCGGCGGCCCGCCGAGGCGGATCTCGAAGCGGCCGTCCGAGTCGACGTCGAACTGCGTGTCGTTGATCACGCCCGCGGTGCGGCTCGCCATGCTGCCGTCGCGCGTGTCGCACTCGACGGTGAGCGAGACGTAGACCGCACCGTCCATCCGTCCACGCACGACGTACTGGAAGTCCGGATGGACGTCGGCGTCGTGGTAGATCGCGTCCGCGTTGTCGCCCGAGAACTTGAGCGTCGGGGTGACGATGCGCTGGAAGCGCGGGCGCGTGTGATCGGCCTCGAAGAAGGTCGTGATGCCGCCGCCGATCAGGTGCATGAGCGCGCGGTGCGCGTCGGCGACGTCCGCGGGGCCCATCAGGTTCCACTCGGCGCTCGCCCAGCGACGCTCGATCTCGGCGAGGCTCGCGAGCAGCTCGCGAAACGCCTTGCGGCTCTCGGTCTGGATCTCGCTGTCGCTCATCTCAGTTCTCCAGCGCGACGCCGAAGTGCTCGATGTACGGCGCGAGGTTGCGGCGCAGCGATTCGGCGGTGAAGCCCCAGTCCTCGGGCGCGTAGCGGTGCGTGCCGAACTTGCCCTTCGGCTTCTCGCGCAGGTAGGCGCGGATGCGCTCTGCGTGCGCGCTCGTGAACGGACGTCCCATGCGCGCGTAGGCTTGCTCGAGCGTGCCGACAGGGTCGCGCATCAGCGCGTCGAAGTGCACGTCGACGAAGCGATCCGGCACGGTGCCGCGTGCGGTCGTGCGCAGCTCGACGCTGTGGTTCAGGGCCCAGGTGAAGACGGCTTCGATCGCGGCGGCGAGCGAGGTGACGTCGACGCGGTCGGTGCGCATCCACTGCACCATCGCGGTCGTGCTGACCGTCGACGGCATGGTCTTCGCCGGGTCGCGGTGCGTCTGCACGACCCACGCGTCCGGGTAGATCGCGAACAGCAGCTCGAGGGTCGCGAGGTGGCCCGGCGTCTTCAGCAGCCAGGTGCGCTTCGGCAGCCCGTGCTGCATCACCTGCAGCGCGCGGCGGTGGAAGTCGTACATCGCGACGCTGTCGATCTCGAAGCCCTCGAGCTGCGCGATCATCGCCCAGTGCGGACCGCAGAAGCAGGGCAGGGTGAGGGTCACGCACTCGACCGGGAGATCCGAGCGCAGCTCGTGGATCGCGGCGAACTCCGGCTGCACGTCGGCCCACAGCTCCTGCTCGCATTCGGTCGCGCGCAGCCGCCGCTCTTCGTCCTGCTTGCTTTGCGCGCGCGGCAGCGGGTGCAGCGCCTGCCAGGCGACGGGCGCGCGCAGGTCGGGATCGAGCCACAGCAGCTCGAAGAGAATCGTCGTGCCCGAGCGTGCGGGGCCCGTGACGACGATCGGCGCCTCGATGGGCTGGTCCGTGATGCTTGGATTGACGTCGAGCTCGCGGGTCAGGAGAAAGCGCGTGCGCAGCCCGCGCAGCAGCTCCTCGCGCGTCATCAGGCGGCCGACGACGTGCATGTCGGAGGCGTCGGTCGCGCGCGCGAGGCGCGTGAAGCGCTCGCGCCAGGTCGGGTCGCCGAAGTCGCCGCGCGGAGCGAAGCCGAGCGACGCTTCCGCTTGCTGTAGCAGGTCGTCCGCGTCGATCGGCACGATGCGGCGCGCGTCGCCGCCGACCGCGTCCGCCATGGCGTTCATCCGCCGCACCCAGTCCGGACGCCGGTAGCGCTCGGTCATCGGTCGCAGCGTCGCGCCAGGCTGGCTCATGGTGGTCTCCTCGGCGCCCGAGCGGACGCCGACCGACGCTACGCCACCGGCCGATGGAGTCAACGAGATCGCGGGTGTCGCGGACGTGGCGCGAGGCGCCGCGGGGAAGGTCGAGTCATCGCGGCCGTCAGGCGCGGCGGATCTCCTCCTCGTAGACCAGGTACCCCGTCTCCTCCATCCCCATCCGCCGGTAGGTGGCCTGCGCCCGACGGTTGTCGCGCTCGACGTAGAGGCGCAGCCCGCGGACGTCGCCCGCCTCGCGTGCGAGCGCGCGCACGTGCTCGTGCAGCATGCGGTAGAAGCCGCGCTGGCGGTGCTCGGGCGCGACGTAGACG
This window of the Candidatus Binatia bacterium genome carries:
- a CDS encoding cytochrome P450; this translates as MRLRMLTEAPARVARIASVALPTILRYRALDRRGERATQAEWDAAHERTARALHDLGIELKGFFVKLCQVVGARADVFPEPFIRHLSRFHDAVPPRPFAEIRAQVEHELGRPLADVFAGFDERALAAASLAQVHRAVLRDGEPVAVKVQYAEIEQLARIDLACLRLFARLAAKLVRGFDPVPLVDELAEMVALELDFAREARSTERLRTLLADDDTVRLPRVHHELSTDKLLVLEFIEGTRIADLDALRARGHDLARVAERVGRIYARMIFEHGFFQGDPHPGNLLVLDDGKIGLLDFGLAKELPEGFGRAVATMLVRALAGDAQGALAAARTIGFELRDGQASALPALVLSLFGDRDGETDFASLIAQAPIARVPSDFTLIGRVMILLNGLSHRLAPGQLLVQRALIEQLSRHADAEQEPLPDGLPPGPDAPPLLQGLRWVQWPIPFLEECARRFGDAFTVRLPGRPPIVMVSHPDAIKDLFTGSEEDLRAGEANYVLEPLLGRHSLLLLDGSEHLRERRLLLPPFHGERMQAYGETMQEIARRAVDAWPVGRAFAIHPEMQAITLDVILRTVFGLDEGPKMEALRRELVELLAVSANPQLLLAAAQARAAGNGGAATHRAAARPLEVRARVDALLFAEIARRRAAHEQASSNGANGAQRSDVLSLLLSARDESGAPLSDQALRDELITLLVAGHETTATALAWAVHHVLEHDEVRERLESELARLGENATPEAIMRLDYLDAVAKETLRLTPIVPMVGRRLTRDLEIGGMRLPAGVVAAPCIVLAHRRPERWPEPLAFRPERFLESKPTPYEFLPFGGGVRRCLGAAFALYEMRIVLAEVLTRVVLRAAPGYQVRVVRRSVTLAPSEGMPVVVERRAA
- a CDS encoding sigma-70 family RNA polymerase sigma factor, with translation MQETPDASDETLLAQWLAGDEEAFERLFRRLHPPLVRHLARMLDDAAGAEDVVLETFVRLHEHRDRVRPGEPLRPFVWTIARNLARNRIRAQRLWGWLPLASLDAEPPTTSRTGVDPGLERRVRAAFASLPTAQREVCSLRLLGELPLEEIAQVTGVSLGTVKSRLHHGLRRLREALRDLEPGKE
- a CDS encoding DUF2855 family protein, which produces MDFLVDRQDLRRCRFVSSPPPRVEPGSGQALLRVEAFGFTANNVTYGVVGDMIGYWKFFPAEEGWGRIPVWGIGVVEDPGTSGLTRGERIYGYLPMSTHLVVIPTQVSERGFVDATPHRQELPPLYNQYTRLSGDPSYDPRYEDRMMLLWPLFATGFLLDDFFADNGFFGARSVVLASASSKTALSCAWNLKRRGACRVVGLTSPANVAFVERVGCYDQVLAYGSIAKLPKDEPIVLVDMAGNAEVITAVHRHLGDGVKYSSQVGVTHWEKLGGVPEDLPGAKPELFFAPGQIEKRNREWGPGGLQTRMAEAWRTFLGETEGWLRIIHKRGPEAVEAVYRDGVEGRIKPDEGLILSLHETQPAARSVG
- a CDS encoding GFA family protein yields the protein MELTGRCYCGAVRYKATGDPVMKGQCHCRECQYISGGHPNVVVGMLESGFSYVQGTPKQFKRSDLSDPVTREFCGECGTHLLTRSPRLAGVCLIKVGTLDDPSVFDSPQMVIFLKDKQKFHHVPEGVPTFDTVPG
- a CDS encoding DUF1214 domain-containing protein, encoding MSDSEIQTESRKAFRELLASLAEIERRWASAEWNLMGPADVADAHRALMHLIGGGITTFFEADHTRPRFQRIVTPTLKFSGDNADAIYHDADVHPDFQYVVRGRMDGAVYVSLTVECDTRDGSMASRTAGVINDTQFDVDSDGRFEIRLGGPPQERNWLPLEEHATRITTRHYYENERPAAADPTRNAALEIEVIEPKTPPPPSPNDASIARAIRRVERFVRSRTLEQLPMAKREQPAFVSIVPNQFPTPVRPDTFGLAAFDAHYSMAPFFLGPDDALVMTGRWPRCRCANVSLWNRFLQTLDYANRPVSRNRAQTKLRSDGSFEIVLAHRDPGHPNWLDTEGKALGLVFWRFFLAEEEPETPQAQVVPFAEVATAGRR
- a CDS encoding sulfotransferase codes for the protein MSQPGATLRPMTERYRRPDWVRRMNAMADAVGGDARRIVPIDADDLLQQAEASLGFAPRGDFGDPTWRERFTRLARATDASDMHVVGRLMTREELLRGLRTRFLLTRELDVNPSITDQPIEAPIVVTGPARSGTTILFELLWLDPDLRAPVAWQALHPLPRAQSKQDEERRLRATECEQELWADVQPEFAAIHELRSDLPVECVTLTLPCFCGPHWAMIAQLEGFEIDSVAMYDFHRRALQVMQHGLPKRTWLLKTPGHLATLELLFAIYPDAWVVQTHRDPAKTMPSTVSTTAMVQWMRTDRVDVTSLAAAIEAVFTWALNHSVELRTTARGTVPDRFVDVHFDALMRDPVGTLEQAYARMGRPFTSAHAERIRAYLREKPKGKFGTHRYAPEDWGFTAESLRRNLAPYIEHFGVALEN